From Miscanthus floridulus cultivar M001 chromosome 15, ASM1932011v1, whole genome shotgun sequence, the proteins below share one genomic window:
- the LOC136509442 gene encoding F-box/FBD/LRR-repeat protein At2g04230-like, which translates to MDQERTPPSTKRARSSPQQAGADAGAEDRLCGLDDATLHAILVRLPLRDAAATVVLSRRWPRVFATLPRLVLRPATFNRRGFPDEDRCEDQTRWMRALRCVLDRRAAPVAAFDIDCRFMGLYGEWFSWVFRELCGSGGLLELSIANTDYKECYALPDAVYTCTTLTSLDLYNCRLQVPSRATAVALRALQSLRLRNVVARDSDIRLIISRCSAIERLEIHDIHMARNIVIRAPCLKKLDIYSYRPLCISLKKAKAQPLNMVRLSLSYGYPEHSWSLHDTMDTNREYSIHEIEEMLDYKKMAEREHKQTDEIKNMETFLTALSCTKTLQLHLSTEYSQVLSMAKASTLMSLPKKKYLLGLKSLSLTLDHNHETLASLVSCLLYSSPNLKDLRIIELRHPGSPVPLAAEVWEKQITADGFLYHLSSVTFYTDSLLEGHPCGGICKFLVMNARVLKRMSIVYHHSQVKPEHAAKLEAARRELRLWPRASADVLLELTPVGRFPWF; encoded by the exons ATGGACCAGGAACGCACGCCGCCGTCGACGAAGAGGGCAAGGAGCTCGCCTCAGCAAGCCGGCGCCGACGCCGGCGCGGAAGACCGGCTCTGCGGGCTCGACGACGCCACCCTCCACGCCATCCTCGTCCGCTTGCCGCTCCGCGACGCGGCGGCCACGGTCGTGCTCTCCCGCCGCTGGCCCCGCGTCTTCGCCACGCTCCCGCGCCTCGTCCTCCGCCCCGCCACCTTCAACCGCCGCGGCTTCCCCGACGAGGACCGCTGCGAGGACCAGACACGCTGGATGCGCGCCCTCCGCTGCGTCCTCGATCGCCGCGCCGCGCCGGTCGCGGCTTTCGATATCGACTGCAGATTCATGGGCCTCTACGGCGAGTGGTTTTCCTGGGTCTTCCGCGAGCTCTGCGGGAGCGGCGGGCTCCTGGAACTCAGCATCGCCAACACCGACTACAAAGAGTGCTACGCGCTGCCCGACGCTGTGTACACCTGCACGACACTCACCTCGCTGGACCTCTACAATTGCCGGCTCCAGGTGCCGAGCAGGGCCACTGCGGTGGCCCTGCGCGCCCTGCAGTCGCTCCGCCTCCGCAACGTGGTCGCGAGGGACAGCGACATCCGTCTCATCATCTCCCGGTGCTCGGCCATAGAGCGTCTGGAGATCCATGACATCCACATGGCGCGAAACATCGTCATACGCGCGCCGTGCCTCAAGAAGTTAGACATCTACTCGTATCGCCCGCTCTGCATCTCCCTGAAGAAGGCAAAGGCACAGCCACTGAATATGGTGAGGCTGAGCCTCTCCTACGGCTACCCTGAGCATTCTTGGAGCCTCCACGACACCATGGACACCAACAGGGAGTACTCCATTCATGAAATCGAGGAGATGCTTGATTACAAGAAGATGGCTGAGAGGGAGCACAAGCAGACGGATGAGATCAAGAACATGGAAACATTCCTCACTGCACTCAGCTGCACCAAGACGCTCCAGTTGCACTTATCGACTGAATACTCCCAG GTTTTGAGCATGGCCAAGGCTTCAACATTGATGAGTTTGCCAAAGAAAAAGTACCTACTTGGCTTGAAATCACTCAGCCTTACTCTGGATCACAATCATGAAACTCTTGCTTCCTTAGTTTCATGCTTGCTGTACAGCTCCCCCAACCTCAAGGATCTCAGAATCATT GAGCTTCGGCATCCGGGAAGCCCTGTGCCCTTAGCTGCGGAGGTTTGGGAGAAGCAGATAACTGCAGACGGATTTCTGTATCACCTGTCAAGTGTCACCTTCTACACTGATTCGCTCTTGGAAGGCCATCCTTGTGGGGGCATTTGCAAGTTCCTGGTGATGAACGCGAGGGTCCTCAAAAGAATGAGCATCGTGTACCATCATTCGCAGGTCAAGCCGGAGCATGCAGCCAAGCTTGAGGCAGCCCGAAGGGAACTCCGTCTCTGGCCCAGGGCTTCTGCGGATGTGCTGCTGGAGTTGACTCCTGTGGGTCGTTTCCCATGGTTCTGA